A window of the Thermus thermamylovorans genome harbors these coding sequences:
- a CDS encoding metallophosphoesterase family protein, with translation MRLLHTADWHLGKVLKGVDRTPEVGEALKALLEIAREGRVDLVVVAGDLFDRPQVSAEAEAYAVEFFLRLRELGIPALVIAGNHDPKERLEALAPLFALAGAEVRGRPLLKEEGGVVAVKGGLRAALLPFVSERVLVKKVFQGEEDRHRAYAEAMRRILANLQSPLMLGHFALEGARPGGGEFVFHLAGSYAVPPSALPLSARYLALGHLHRQQQASEAPLAWYPGSLVQLDFGEGEEAERGALLVELPPSGPPRVHPIRERWGKPLKTFRLRPEELDGRLPEMERFPGHLRLVVEGRLSPAVKERLFQALPRLLAVETGGALAEEGGGALPEGLGFVEAYGRYLEERGRREEALLERFAQLLKEVELAALAPGA, from the coding sequence ATGCGCCTCCTGCACACCGCGGACTGGCACCTGGGCAAGGTGCTCAAGGGGGTGGACCGCACCCCGGAGGTGGGGGAGGCCCTGAAGGCCCTCCTAGAGATCGCCAGGGAGGGGCGGGTGGACCTGGTGGTGGTGGCCGGGGACCTCTTCGACCGCCCCCAGGTTTCTGCCGAGGCCGAGGCCTACGCCGTGGAGTTCTTCCTGCGCCTCAGGGAGCTCGGGATTCCCGCCCTGGTCATCGCCGGGAACCACGACCCCAAGGAACGCCTGGAGGCCCTCGCCCCCCTCTTCGCCCTGGCGGGGGCCGAGGTGCGGGGGAGGCCCCTCCTGAAGGAGGAGGGCGGGGTGGTGGCGGTGAAGGGGGGCCTCCGGGCGGCCCTTTTGCCCTTCGTGTCCGAGCGGGTCCTGGTGAAAAAGGTCTTCCAGGGGGAGGAGGACCGCCACCGCGCCTACGCCGAGGCCATGCGCCGGATCCTGGCCAACCTGCAAAGCCCCCTTATGCTGGGCCACTTTGCCCTGGAGGGGGCGAGGCCCGGGGGCGGGGAGTTCGTCTTCCACCTGGCGGGGAGCTATGCGGTGCCCCCCTCGGCCCTCCCCCTCTCCGCCCGCTACCTGGCCCTCGGGCATCTCCACCGGCAGCAGCAGGCCTCGGAGGCTCCCCTGGCCTGGTACCCGGGAAGCCTGGTCCAGCTGGACTTCGGGGAGGGGGAGGAGGCGGAGCGGGGGGCCCTTCTGGTGGAGCTTCCCCCCTCGGGGCCCCCGCGGGTCCACCCTATCCGGGAGCGCTGGGGCAAGCCCCTCAAGACCTTCCGCCTCCGCCCCGAGGAGCTGGACGGACGGCTTCCCGAGATGGAGCGCTTTCCCGGCCACCTGCGCCTGGTGGTGGAGGGGCGGCTTTCCCCGGCGGTGAAGGAGCGCCTCTTCCAGGCCCTCCCCCGCCTCCTGGCGGTGGAGACGGGAGGCGCCCTGGCCGAGGAGGGGGGTGGGGCCTTGCCGGAGGGGCTCGGCTTTGTGGAGGCCTACGGCCGCTACCTGGAGGAGCGGGGCAGGAGGGAGGAAGCCCTCCTGGAGCGGTTTGCCCAACTGCTGAAGGAGGTGGAGCTTGCGGCCCTTGCGCCTGGAGCTTGA
- a CDS encoding CBS domain-containing protein — MKKARDIMSTEVVMIQGSATVKEAINLMKETGLRALVVDRRSEEDAYGIVTETDIVYKVIAYGKDPATVQVHEIMTKPVITVNPDLGVEYVARLFANTGIRRAPVIQGEVIGIVSVTDILRKAVF, encoded by the coding sequence ATGAAGAAGGCCAGGGACATCATGTCCACCGAGGTGGTGATGATCCAGGGCTCGGCCACGGTGAAGGAGGCCATCAACTTGATGAAGGAGACGGGCCTCCGCGCCCTGGTGGTGGACCGCCGGAGCGAGGAAGACGCCTACGGCATCGTCACGGAGACGGACATCGTCTACAAGGTGATCGCCTACGGCAAGGACCCCGCCACGGTGCAGGTACACGAGATCATGACCAAACCCGTGATCACCGTGAACCCCGACCTGGGGGTGGAGTACGTGGCCCGCCTCTTCGCCAACACCGGCATCCGCCGCGCCCCCGTGATCCAGGGGGAGGTGATCGGCATCGTCTCCGTCACGGACATCCTGCGCAAGGCGGTGTTCTGA
- a CDS encoding YibE/F family protein — MWRLLLVFLLLPALAQGREEGYLVGRIVALAGEGESPLWDLAWVRVEGELVRAYLPTDGEGFREGQRVVLYHEGGRYYVTEPDRMPWLFTLLGLFALLALLLGRGKGVRGLLGTFLSLLVVVYFVVPRVAAGGNPLLYAFLGSLGVLLLTIYLVHGVNRKTTAALLGTLLSVGFVLLLALLFTRGMAFTGLASEEALLLRQWGGVDLVSLFLAGVVVGALGALTDVTVTQAAVVQALAHANPRFGLLDLYRRGMEVGYDHIGSLVNTLVLAYAAGSLPLFLLLTRDPTPLRFLLNTEPFAAEIVAMVLGSLGLLLAVPLTTLVAAWFLRGGRGGPGHHHPH; from the coding sequence ATGTGGCGCCTCCTGCTGGTCTTTCTTCTGCTTCCCGCCCTGGCCCAGGGGCGGGAGGAGGGCTACCTGGTGGGGCGGATCGTGGCCCTGGCCGGGGAGGGGGAGAGCCCCCTTTGGGACCTGGCCTGGGTGCGGGTGGAAGGGGAGCTGGTCCGGGCCTACCTGCCCACGGACGGGGAGGGCTTCCGCGAGGGGCAGCGGGTGGTCCTCTACCACGAGGGGGGACGGTACTACGTGACCGAGCCCGACCGCATGCCCTGGCTCTTCACCCTCCTGGGGCTTTTCGCCCTCCTGGCCCTCCTCCTGGGCCGGGGCAAGGGGGTGAGGGGGCTTCTCGGCACCTTCCTGAGCCTTTTGGTGGTGGTCTACTTCGTGGTCCCGCGGGTGGCGGCCGGGGGGAACCCCCTCCTCTACGCCTTTTTGGGAAGCCTGGGGGTCTTGCTCCTCACCATCTACCTGGTCCACGGGGTGAACCGCAAGACCACCGCTGCCCTCCTGGGCACCCTCCTCTCCGTGGGCTTCGTCCTCCTTCTCGCCCTCCTCTTCACCCGGGGCATGGCCTTCACCGGCCTGGCCTCGGAGGAGGCCCTCCTCCTCCGGCAGTGGGGGGGGGTGGACCTGGTCTCCCTCTTCCTCGCCGGGGTGGTGGTGGGGGCCCTGGGGGCCCTCACCGACGTTACCGTCACCCAGGCGGCCGTGGTCCAGGCCCTGGCCCACGCCAACCCCCGCTTCGGCCTTCTGGACCTCTACCGCCGGGGGATGGAGGTGGGCTACGACCACATCGGCAGCCTGGTGAACACCCTGGTCCTGGCCTACGCCGCGGGGTCTTTGCCCCTTTTCCTCCTCCTCACCCGGGATCCCACCCCCTTGCGCTTCCTCCTCAACACCGAGCCCTTCGCCGCGGAGATCGTGGCCATGGTCCTGGGCTCCCTGGGCCTCCTCCTGGCGGTCCCCCTCACCACCCTGGTGGCCGCCTGGTTCCTCCGGGGCGGCAGGGGGGGGCCGGGCCATCACCACCCCCACTGA
- a CDS encoding zinc uptake transcriptional regulator encodes MERSTRQRRAIREAFLEAGRPLSPQEVLALARRKVPSLGLATVYRTLKGLVEEGFLTPVALPGEPPRYEPAGREHHHHFLCRLCGRVYELLGCDLALAHLPPGFQAEGHEVTVFGRCPECRPGYSQAG; translated from the coding sequence ATGGAGCGCTCCACCCGGCAGCGGCGGGCCATCCGCGAGGCCTTCCTGGAGGCGGGTAGACCCCTTTCCCCCCAGGAGGTCCTGGCCCTGGCCAGGAGGAAGGTACCCTCCCTGGGCCTGGCCACCGTGTACCGCACCCTGAAGGGCCTGGTGGAGGAGGGCTTCCTCACCCCGGTAGCCCTGCCCGGGGAACCCCCTCGCTACGAGCCCGCGGGCCGGGAGCACCACCACCACTTCCTCTGCCGCCTTTGCGGCCGGGTCTACGAGCTTCTGGGCTGCGACCTAGCCCTTGCCCACCTCCCCCCCGGCTTCCAAGCGGAGGGGCACGAGGTCACGGTTTTTGGCCGCTGCCCGGAATGCCGTCCCGGCTACTCCCAGGCCGGGTAG
- a CDS encoding DUF4258 domain-containing protein: MKKLRRLADLLPHLKEGRYRLGPHVAKHMLQEGFTELDVLKALEWGRELAIYPEDQRMLVLGYMVFPPRLRLPLHVVLEYARPRHVDVVTAFIPKEPHRVYSRARLAAILRFDGALEEVRWCLPKEAYPAWE, translated from the coding sequence GTGAAAAAGCTCCGCCGCCTCGCCGACCTCCTTCCCCACCTCAAGGAGGGCCGTTACCGCCTGGGTCCCCACGTGGCCAAGCACATGCTCCAGGAGGGCTTCACCGAGCTGGACGTGCTCAAGGCTTTGGAGTGGGGCAGGGAGCTGGCCATCTACCCTGAGGACCAGCGGATGCTGGTTCTGGGCTACATGGTCTTCCCCCCGCGCCTCAGGCTTCCCCTCCATGTGGTCCTGGAGTACGCCCGGCCCCGGCACGTGGACGTCGTCACCGCCTTCATCCCCAAGGAGCCCCATCGGGTCTACTCCCGGGCCCGGCTGGCGGCCATCCTGCGCTTCGACGGGGCCCTGGAGGAGGTCCGCTGGTGCCTGCCCAAGGAGGCCTACCCGGCCTGGGAGTAG
- a CDS encoding M16 family metallopeptidase, whose product MSRVERLPNGLVVALEERDYPGVAFQLLVPAGAVNEPEGLLGASTLLEGWLWKGAGDLDARGLAGALDALGVRRQSGAGLEYTLFSAAFLPEVLEEVFRLYALLLTRPSLPEEALEAVKSVALQALLSQEDQPARKLLSELRKRVFLSPHGRDPLGEEASLKKANPEAVREDFRGRYTPRGAILAVAGGVSWERLQAALEPFLAWEGEEAFYPPPELSQPHRFHVARPTAQVQIGLAYPDVGPDHPGFYAARLALEVLSGGMSSRLFTEVREKRGLVYAVSAFPAGVKGQGLLMAYGGTTKERAGETLEVMLREVERLSEGVTAEELARAKVGLKTALVMADESLRTRASSMARDLFALGRVRPLAEIEAAIEGTTLEAVNAFLRAHPYREPWVGLLGEVEHVS is encoded by the coding sequence GTGAGCCGCGTGGAGCGACTGCCAAACGGCCTGGTGGTGGCCCTGGAGGAGCGGGACTACCCCGGGGTGGCCTTCCAGCTTCTGGTCCCCGCCGGGGCGGTGAACGAGCCCGAGGGGCTTCTGGGGGCTTCCACCCTCCTGGAGGGCTGGCTTTGGAAGGGGGCGGGGGACCTGGACGCCAGGGGGCTGGCCGGGGCCCTGGACGCCTTGGGGGTGCGGCGGCAGAGCGGGGCGGGGCTGGAGTACACCCTCTTCTCCGCCGCCTTTTTGCCGGAGGTGCTGGAGGAGGTCTTCCGCCTCTACGCCCTGCTCCTCACCCGTCCGAGCCTCCCTGAGGAGGCCCTGGAGGCGGTGAAGAGCGTGGCCCTCCAGGCCCTCCTCTCCCAGGAGGACCAGCCCGCGAGAAAGCTCCTTTCCGAGCTTCGCAAAAGGGTCTTCCTCTCCCCCCACGGCCGGGACCCCTTGGGGGAGGAGGCCAGTCTGAAGAAGGCCAACCCCGAGGCGGTACGGGAGGATTTCCGGGGGCGCTACACCCCTAGGGGGGCCATCCTGGCGGTGGCGGGGGGGGTTTCTTGGGAGAGGTTGCAAGCCGCCTTGGAGCCCTTCCTGGCCTGGGAGGGGGAGGAGGCCTTCTACCCGCCCCCGGAGCTTTCCCAGCCCCACCGCTTCCACGTGGCCCGGCCCACCGCCCAGGTGCAGATCGGCCTGGCCTACCCCGACGTGGGCCCGGACCATCCCGGTTTCTACGCCGCCCGGCTGGCCCTCGAGGTCCTCTCCGGGGGCATGAGTAGCCGCCTCTTCACCGAGGTGCGGGAGAAGCGGGGCCTGGTCTACGCGGTGAGCGCCTTTCCCGCCGGGGTCAAGGGCCAGGGCCTCCTCATGGCCTACGGGGGCACCACCAAGGAAAGGGCCGGGGAAACCCTGGAGGTGATGCTCCGGGAGGTGGAGCGCCTGAGCGAGGGGGTGACGGCGGAGGAGCTCGCTCGGGCCAAGGTGGGCCTGAAGACCGCCTTGGTGATGGCCGATGAATCCCTCCGCACCCGCGCGAGTTCCATGGCCCGGGACCTCTTCGCCCTGGGGCGGGTGCGGCCCCTTGCGGAGATCGAGGCGGCCATCGAGGGGACCACCCTGGAGGCGGTGAACGCCTTCCTGCGGGCCCACCCCTACCGGGAACCCTGGGTGGGGCTTTTGGGGGAGGTGGAGCATGTTTCGTGA
- a CDS encoding pectin acetylesterase-family hydrolase: protein MRRFLSLLVFLGLALAQGLSEVWKAVEVPGGICADGSPYRFYVSPGDPRRVVLDFQGGGACWDAATCSPESPTYRRRVEVQELLLAQGIYDRLSAANPFQGWTHIFVPYCTGDLHVGRATVDYGGFRVHHQGARNALAALEYLFRNHANPERVFVTGCSAGAYGAVFWADRVLATYRNAQVALCGDAGVGVRTEDFPGFRVWNPRLPELPGLSPDPEVYQVYLALSRAYPQGRFAQYTTLLDGTQVFFYGLMRGERLPSEATARAWAESALRAVTAPAQAENYTFYLAPGSQHCILPRPELYTLRVGEVAFLDWLRALAEGKTPPRVRP, encoded by the coding sequence ATGCGCCGCTTCCTCTCCCTGCTTGTCTTTTTGGGCTTGGCCTTAGCCCAGGGGCTTTCCGAGGTCTGGAAGGCGGTGGAGGTCCCGGGAGGGATCTGCGCCGATGGCTCCCCCTACCGCTTCTACGTGAGCCCCGGGGACCCGAGGCGGGTGGTCCTGGACTTCCAGGGGGGCGGGGCCTGCTGGGACGCGGCCACCTGTAGCCCCGAAAGCCCCACCTACCGCCGGCGGGTGGAGGTTCAGGAGCTCCTCCTGGCCCAGGGGATCTACGACCGTCTGAGCGCGGCCAATCCCTTCCAGGGCTGGACCCATATCTTCGTGCCCTATTGCACCGGGGACCTGCACGTGGGCCGGGCCACCGTGGACTACGGGGGGTTTAGGGTGCACCACCAGGGGGCGAGGAACGCCCTGGCCGCCTTGGAGTACCTCTTCCGCAACCACGCGAACCCCGAGCGGGTCTTCGTGACCGGCTGCTCCGCCGGGGCCTACGGGGCGGTCTTCTGGGCGGACCGGGTGCTCGCCACCTACCGGAACGCCCAGGTGGCCCTTTGCGGGGACGCCGGGGTGGGGGTGCGCACGGAGGACTTCCCCGGCTTCCGGGTGTGGAACCCGCGCCTGCCCGAGCTCCCCGGGCTTTCCCCCGACCCCGAGGTCTACCAGGTCTACCTGGCCCTGAGCCGGGCCTACCCCCAGGGCCGTTTTGCCCAGTACACCACGCTGCTGGACGGCACCCAGGTCTTCTTCTACGGCCTCATGAGGGGGGAGCGCCTTCCCTCTGAGGCCACGGCGAGGGCGTGGGCGGAAAGCGCCCTCAGGGCGGTCACCGCCCCGGCCCAGGCGGAAAACTACACCTTCTACCTGGCTCCGGGGAGCCAGCACTGCATCCTGCCCCGGCCCGAGCTCTACACCCTGAGGGTAGGGGAGGTGGCCTTCCTGGACTGGCTTAGGGCCCTGGCCGAGGGGAAGACCCCGCCCCGGGTGCGCCCCTGA
- the recG gene encoding ATP-dependent DNA helicase RecG has protein sequence MEGVREKELRERLLRPILRELRDGAKDQVVVGGLEGLIQNLARPFPELLTLFQGYGAKTPEERLPVLEAALRLLEDGAPPRLPQAQERPRPGKLSPQDPAHLLVPPQGRKKLAELGLRTVRDVLHHYPRRYEDRRALPGVRYLEEGQKATLSVRVLSKELVKTPKKGMQLVQVRAQDAWGWRLTLVWFNQPWVLAQIAEGATLIVTGRVQRRGGVQLWVEHFEDEGTESLSTGRIVPIYPAKEGVGQAFLRRTVHRALEAALPLPDPLGAYREEEGLPEYTEALRAIHFPEDEEALKRALLRLKFDEYLLLELKALLDAGGMVLGRAFRVEKAWVEAFKRALPFPLTGAQERVMAEIAKDMQSPRQMARLLQGDVGSGKTVVAAFALYLAARNGAQGALMAPTEILAQQHYGNLTRYLFPLGVRVELLLGSMSQREKEAAMARLLSGEAQVAVGTHALIQEGVGFRDLGLAVVDEEHRFGVLQRRALLKMAQVPPDVLVMSATPIPRSLALTLYGDLEVSVLDEMPPGRIPVKTKVLPHRLRLQAYAFAREEVRKGHQVFVVAPAIEESEELELKAATALYEELKGLLPEVRMALLHGRMPAREKDGVMEAFRQGAFDLLVSTTVIEVGVDIPRATLMVVENAERFGLAQLHQLRGRVGRGGLPGYAILIAGEAGQKTLRRLRVLEESADGFYIAEMDLKLRGPGELRGTRQSGYPELRLGDLAEDTEVIEGARALAKRILEMDPDLSLPQHQALKDELRAQAERIGFREVI, from the coding sequence ATGGAGGGCGTGAGGGAGAAGGAGCTCAGGGAGAGGCTCCTCAGGCCCATCCTCCGGGAGCTCAGGGACGGGGCCAAGGACCAGGTGGTGGTGGGGGGCCTCGAGGGCCTGATCCAGAACCTGGCCCGGCCCTTCCCCGAGCTCCTCACCCTCTTCCAGGGCTACGGGGCGAAGACCCCGGAGGAGCGGCTTCCCGTGCTGGAGGCGGCCCTTCGCCTCCTGGAAGACGGCGCCCCGCCCCGCCTTCCCCAGGCCCAGGAGCGCCCCAGGCCGGGTAAGCTCTCCCCCCAGGACCCCGCCCACCTCCTCGTCCCCCCGCAGGGCCGCAAGAAGCTTGCCGAGCTGGGCCTGCGCACGGTGCGGGACGTCCTCCACCACTACCCCCGCCGCTACGAGGATCGCCGGGCCCTCCCCGGGGTGCGCTATCTGGAGGAGGGCCAGAAGGCCACCCTCTCCGTGAGGGTCCTCTCCAAAGAACTGGTCAAGACCCCCAAGAAGGGGATGCAGCTGGTCCAGGTCCGGGCCCAGGACGCCTGGGGCTGGCGCCTCACCCTGGTCTGGTTCAACCAGCCCTGGGTCCTCGCCCAGATCGCAGAGGGGGCCACCCTGATCGTGACGGGGCGGGTGCAGAGGCGGGGCGGGGTGCAGCTATGGGTGGAGCACTTCGAGGACGAGGGCACCGAGTCCCTCTCCACGGGGCGCATCGTCCCCATCTACCCCGCCAAGGAGGGGGTGGGGCAGGCCTTCCTGAGGCGCACCGTCCACCGGGCCCTGGAGGCCGCCCTCCCCCTCCCCGACCCCCTGGGGGCCTACCGGGAGGAGGAAGGCCTTCCGGAGTACACCGAGGCCCTAAGGGCCATCCACTTCCCCGAGGACGAGGAAGCCCTGAAAAGGGCCCTCCTCCGCCTCAAGTTCGACGAGTACCTCCTCCTGGAGCTCAAGGCCCTCCTGGACGCCGGGGGGATGGTCCTGGGACGGGCCTTCCGGGTGGAGAAGGCCTGGGTGGAGGCCTTCAAAAGGGCCCTCCCCTTCCCCCTCACGGGGGCCCAGGAAAGGGTCATGGCGGAGATCGCCAAGGACATGCAAAGCCCCCGGCAGATGGCCCGCCTCCTCCAGGGGGACGTGGGCTCGGGGAAGACGGTGGTGGCGGCCTTCGCCCTCTACCTGGCGGCCAGGAACGGGGCCCAGGGGGCCCTCATGGCCCCCACGGAGATCCTGGCCCAGCAGCACTACGGGAACCTCACCCGCTACCTCTTCCCCTTAGGGGTGCGGGTGGAGCTCCTCCTGGGCTCCATGAGCCAGAGGGAAAAGGAGGCGGCCATGGCCAGGCTCCTTTCCGGGGAAGCCCAGGTGGCGGTGGGCACCCACGCCCTCATCCAGGAGGGGGTGGGCTTTCGGGACCTGGGCCTGGCGGTGGTGGACGAGGAACACCGCTTCGGCGTCCTCCAGCGGCGGGCCCTCCTCAAGATGGCCCAGGTGCCCCCCGATGTGCTGGTCATGTCCGCCACCCCCATCCCCCGCTCCCTGGCCCTCACCCTCTACGGGGACCTGGAGGTGAGCGTCCTGGACGAGATGCCCCCCGGCCGCATCCCCGTGAAGACCAAGGTCCTCCCCCACCGCCTGCGCCTCCAGGCCTACGCCTTCGCCCGGGAAGAGGTGCGGAAGGGGCACCAGGTCTTCGTGGTGGCCCCGGCCATCGAGGAGTCGGAGGAGCTGGAGCTGAAGGCGGCCACCGCCCTCTACGAGGAGCTCAAGGGCCTCCTCCCCGAGGTGCGCATGGCCCTCCTCCACGGCCGGATGCCCGCCCGGGAAAAGGATGGGGTGATGGAGGCCTTCCGCCAGGGGGCCTTTGACCTCCTGGTGTCCACCACGGTCATCGAGGTGGGGGTGGACATCCCCCGGGCCACCCTGATGGTGGTGGAGAACGCCGAGCGCTTCGGCCTGGCCCAGCTCCACCAGCTGAGGGGCCGGGTGGGGCGGGGAGGCCTGCCGGGCTACGCCATCCTCATCGCCGGGGAGGCGGGCCAGAAGACCCTAAGGCGCCTCCGGGTGCTGGAGGAGTCGGCGGACGGGTTCTACATCGCGGAGATGGACCTGAAACTGCGGGGCCCTGGGGAACTCCGGGGCACGCGGCAGTCGGGGTATCCGGAGCTCAGGCTCGGGGACCTGGCGGAGGACACCGAGGTCATCGAAGGGGCCCGGGCCCTGGCCAAGCGCATCCTGGAGATGGACCCCGACCTTTCCCTGCCCCAGCACCAGGCCCTCAAGGATGAGCTAAGGGCCCAGGCGGAGCGCATCGGCTTCCGGGAAGTCATCTGA
- a CDS encoding AAA family ATPase: protein MRPLRLELEGFGPYRELQEVDFSDVELFAITGPTGSGKSTLLDAISFALYGRVPRVGRSVGDLRHPAALEARVRLTFQVGGRVFRVERVRGRRSEGRLFELEGGGERLLPLETLDRVNGELERLLGLPYEAFTRALLLPQGEFDRFLKGEAGERRKLLLDLFALSRLERARERAAQGKAALLEEKGRLEGELSALSGVDPKAKAALEAELGAVQEEALRREGEVRRLEGELKGAEARWEWARRQQELRSRLARLEREEESLKGVRRRLERAEEAARALPLWRDLRAKEAALAATQEELRREEARKETLLAERQALAFDPLRLRDLRAALAEAQGLLALELLWRRVGVREHPAPRLDPEALAGLLEREAALRREEEALRAWQEVREKLAQKREALAARRAGLAALEAEGRKVRARVEELERALKAAQAQGLREALAALEGEREALLAEQRDLEEALLALVREERRLGLLAYRDLLELGRPCPLCGGVVHALPPGGEGRDLSGERQRLEALLRRTEGRLGQVAGELAAKAEALAAMGVEPAPGDEEALKGALEEAKAYLEALRDRYRTAQGEARALEEAVGDLEAEEVRKGRGGGAPEEALAALRETLSILEEEKRALAAGLYRHLRERTGGEDPAAYLDRLRAEVRALEAQEGRDRALAQELEARERTLSALRAREEEQAKALAEARGRVAGLMPEEEALALHLSPEERQALQARLLAHEEELKAVQAELKALPLGQGPSLEEAEAQVRALRDRLEAARRQVLDLRQREAVLRERLDRLAADLRRKRELEGRLAEAVRELSLWERLALDLQRDNFPAYLLGLRQRSLVARADELLATLSHGRYRFLAQGDEYLVYDLWTEAKRSVRTLSGGESFLASLALALALSEELSRGRLGAFFLDEGFGTLDPEALEAVAGVLEALPTRGRLVGIVTHVEALAERLPARLRVRKHPSGSRVGWV, encoded by the coding sequence TTGCGGCCCTTGCGCCTGGAGCTTGAGGGCTTCGGCCCCTACCGGGAGCTTCAGGAGGTGGACTTCTCCGACGTGGAGCTCTTCGCCATCACCGGGCCCACGGGCTCGGGTAAGTCCACCCTTCTGGATGCCATCAGCTTCGCCCTCTACGGCCGGGTGCCCCGGGTGGGCCGGAGCGTGGGGGATCTGAGGCATCCGGCGGCCCTCGAGGCCCGGGTGCGCCTCACCTTCCAGGTGGGGGGCCGGGTCTTCCGGGTGGAGCGGGTGCGGGGTCGGCGGTCCGAGGGGCGGCTCTTTGAGCTGGAAGGCGGCGGGGAGCGCCTTCTCCCCCTGGAGACCCTGGACCGGGTGAACGGGGAGCTGGAAAGGCTTCTGGGCCTCCCCTACGAGGCCTTCACCCGGGCCCTGCTCCTGCCCCAGGGGGAGTTCGACCGTTTTCTCAAGGGGGAAGCCGGGGAGCGCCGGAAGCTCCTCTTGGACCTCTTTGCCCTTTCCCGGCTAGAGCGGGCCCGGGAACGGGCAGCGCAGGGGAAGGCGGCGCTTCTGGAGGAGAAGGGCAGGCTGGAAGGGGAGCTTTCCGCCTTGTCCGGGGTGGACCCCAAGGCCAAAGCGGCCCTGGAGGCTGAGCTTGGGGCGGTGCAGGAGGAGGCCCTGCGCCGGGAGGGGGAGGTGCGGCGCCTGGAAGGGGAGCTCAAGGGGGCAGAGGCCCGTTGGGAATGGGCCCGCAGGCAGCAGGAGCTCCGCTCCCGCCTCGCCCGTTTGGAGCGAGAGGAGGAAAGCCTCAAGGGGGTGCGCCGCCGCCTGGAGCGGGCGGAGGAGGCCGCAAGGGCCCTTCCCCTGTGGCGGGACCTGCGAGCCAAGGAGGCCGCCCTGGCCGCCACCCAGGAGGAGCTCCGCCGGGAAGAGGCTCGCAAGGAGACTCTCCTGGCGGAGCGGCAGGCCTTGGCCTTCGACCCCTTACGGCTTCGGGACCTGCGGGCCGCCTTGGCCGAGGCCCAGGGCCTCTTGGCCCTGGAGCTCCTCTGGCGCCGGGTGGGGGTGAGGGAGCACCCCGCCCCTCGCCTGGACCCCGAGGCCCTGGCGGGCCTCCTGGAACGGGAGGCCGCCCTAAGGCGGGAGGAGGAGGCCTTAAGGGCCTGGCAGGAGGTGCGGGAGAAGCTTGCCCAGAAGCGGGAAGCCCTGGCTGCCCGGAGGGCTGGGCTCGCCGCCTTGGAGGCGGAGGGCCGGAAGGTGAGGGCCCGGGTGGAGGAGCTGGAAAGGGCCCTCAAGGCCGCCCAGGCCCAGGGCCTCCGGGAGGCCCTGGCCGCCCTGGAGGGGGAGCGGGAGGCCCTCTTGGCGGAGCAGCGGGACCTGGAAGAGGCCCTCCTGGCCCTGGTCCGGGAGGAGCGGCGGCTCGGCCTCCTGGCCTACCGCGATCTCTTGGAGCTGGGGAGGCCCTGTCCCCTCTGCGGGGGCGTGGTCCACGCCCTACCCCCCGGGGGGGAGGGGAGGGATCTTTCGGGGGAGAGGCAGCGCCTGGAGGCGCTCCTCCGCCGGACGGAGGGCCGCCTGGGGCAGGTGGCGGGGGAGCTTGCGGCCAAGGCCGAGGCCCTGGCCGCCATGGGGGTAGAGCCTGCCCCGGGGGACGAGGAGGCCCTGAAGGGCGCCCTGGAGGAGGCCAAGGCCTATCTGGAGGCCCTGCGCGACCGCTACCGCACGGCGCAAGGGGAGGCCAGGGCCCTGGAGGAGGCGGTGGGGGACCTCGAGGCCGAGGAGGTCCGCAAGGGCCGGGGCGGGGGAGCCCCCGAGGAGGCCCTCGCCGCCTTGCGGGAGACCCTTTCCATCCTGGAGGAGGAGAAGCGGGCCCTGGCCGCCGGGCTCTACCGGCACCTGCGGGAGCGCACCGGGGGGGAGGATCCGGCCGCTTACCTGGACCGGCTCAGGGCCGAGGTCCGCGCCCTGGAGGCCCAGGAGGGACGAGACCGCGCCCTGGCCCAGGAGCTGGAGGCCCGGGAGCGGACCCTCTCTGCCCTCCGGGCCCGGGAAGAGGAGCAGGCCAAGGCGCTGGCCGAGGCCCGAGGGCGGGTGGCAGGCCTGATGCCGGAGGAGGAGGCCCTGGCCCTCCACCTGAGCCCCGAGGAGCGCCAGGCCCTCCAGGCCCGCCTCCTGGCCCACGAGGAGGAGCTGAAGGCGGTGCAGGCGGAGCTTAAGGCCCTGCCCCTGGGGCAAGGCCCCTCCTTGGAGGAGGCCGAGGCCCAGGTCAGGGCCCTGCGGGATCGGCTGGAGGCGGCCCGGCGGCAGGTCCTGGACCTGCGGCAAAGGGAGGCGGTCCTCCGGGAGCGGCTCGACCGGCTCGCCGCCGACCTGAGGCGGAAGAGGGAGCTGGAGGGGCGCCTGGCGGAGGCGGTGCGGGAGCTGAGCCTCTGGGAGCGGCTGGCCCTGGACCTCCAGCGGGACAACTTCCCCGCCTATCTCCTGGGCCTCAGGCAGCGCAGCCTGGTGGCCCGGGCCGACGAGCTCCTCGCCACCCTTTCCCACGGGCGCTACCGCTTCCTCGCGCAGGGGGACGAGTACCTGGTCTATGACCTCTGGACCGAGGCCAAGCGCTCGGTGAGGACCCTCTCCGGCGGGGAGAGCTTTCTCGCCAGCCTTGCCCTGGCCCTGGCCCTTTCCGAGGAGCTTTCCCGGGGGCGGCTGGGGGCCTTTTTCCTGGACGAGGGCTTCGGCACCCTGGACCCGGAGGCCCTGGAGGCGGTGGCGGGGGTCTTGGAGGCCCTGCCCACCCGGGGGCGGCTGGTAGGCATCGTCACCCACGTGGAGGCCCTGGCGGAGCGCCTGCCAGCACGGCTTCGGGTGCGCAAGCACCCCTCGGGCAGCCGGGTAGGGTGGGTCTAG